In Phacochoerus africanus isolate WHEZ1 chromosome 2, ROS_Pafr_v1, whole genome shotgun sequence, one DNA window encodes the following:
- the IFNE gene encoding interferon epsilon has protein sequence MINKVFFEIMLVLLASSTGFSRELKLVLFQQRRVNRESLKLLNKLQTSSIQQCLPHRKNFLLPQKSMNPHQYQKQQALAILHEMLQQIFSLFRAVISLDGWEESHMEEFLVELHQQLEYLEALMRLQAEQKSDTLGSENLTLQVKMYFQRIRDYLENQDYSSCAWTIVRVEINRCLFFVFQLTGKLSKQGMEP, from the coding sequence ATGATCAACAAGGTTTTCTTTGAAATCATGTTGGTACTGCTGGCTTCTTCCACTGGCTTCTCCCGCGAACTGAAACTGGTTCTTTTCCAACAAAGGAGAGTGAACAGAGAGAGTTTAAAACTCTTGAATAAATTGCAGACCTCATCAATTCAGCAGTGTCTGCCACACCGGAAAAACTTCCTGCTTCCCCAGAAGTCTATGAATCCTCACCAGTACCAGAAACAACAAGCACTGGCCATTCTTCATGAGATGCTTCAGCAGATCTTCAGCCTCTTCAGGGCAGTTATTTCTCTGGATGGTTGGGAGGAAAGCCACATGGAAGAGTTCCTTGTTGAACTTCATCAACAGCTGGAATACCTAGAAGCACTCATGAGACTGCAGGCAGAGCAGAAAAGTGACACCTTGGGTAGTGAGAACCTTACGTTACAGgttaaaatgtatttccaaagGATCCGTGATTACCTGGAAAACCAGGACTACAGCAGCTGTGCCTGGACCATTGTCCGAGTAGAAATCAACCGGTGCCTATTCTTTGTGTTCCAACTCACGGGAAAACTGAGCAAACAAGGAATGGAACCTTGA